A genomic stretch from Sulfobacillus thermosulfidooxidans includes:
- a CDS encoding ABC transporter substrate-binding protein: protein MHASMRWISALCLTSVGTLALAGCGTSQSTTASGPVSLTFEEGIQSPQTQAYVQQEIHVFEKQHPNIHITMQNYGAADSEIPKIESAVAAHNPPNLLWIAPAYTGQFASSNAIVEAQKYFHSEKFNSSTIFPGLLKTGVYKGKVWTMPFDANDLAVYYNKKLFKQAGIKTPPATWQQFLTDAKKLTHDGTYGFEMPIGNQEWTVWIWETLLWQAGGHLLNSTRTKVTFDSPAGVKALNYWVTLMKDHVATFGPLNQAYQLGDFESGKVAMMINGPWNYSALQQQHQVDYGAFPLPKDKIAATNIGGESLFIFNTTPAQNKAAFLFAKFVTSPQFQIGYDTGSGYLPVSIPAEQSTQYQQYLKKNPFIQVFAKEMSVGKARPPIPAYSQISADIGNAIENALYGKMSASQALHQAAIAAQQALNNNG, encoded by the coding sequence ATGCATGCATCCATGCGCTGGATTTCCGCCTTATGTCTTACCTCAGTTGGCACATTGGCTTTGGCCGGATGCGGAACCAGTCAAAGCACTACCGCGAGTGGCCCCGTGTCATTGACGTTTGAAGAAGGAATTCAGTCACCACAGACCCAGGCCTATGTTCAACAAGAAATTCATGTCTTTGAAAAGCAACATCCAAACATACACATCACGATGCAAAACTATGGGGCTGCAGATTCGGAAATTCCCAAGATCGAAAGTGCTGTTGCTGCGCACAACCCGCCTAATTTACTTTGGATTGCCCCAGCTTATACTGGACAGTTCGCCTCTTCCAACGCCATTGTCGAAGCCCAAAAATACTTTCACAGTGAGAAATTCAATTCTTCCACGATATTTCCGGGACTTCTTAAGACAGGCGTTTACAAAGGCAAAGTATGGACAATGCCTTTTGATGCCAATGATTTGGCCGTGTACTACAATAAAAAGTTATTCAAGCAAGCTGGAATCAAGACGCCTCCAGCAACATGGCAACAATTCCTGACAGATGCCAAAAAGTTGACACACGATGGTACGTACGGCTTTGAAATGCCGATTGGCAATCAGGAGTGGACTGTATGGATATGGGAAACATTACTGTGGCAAGCAGGCGGGCATCTACTTAATAGCACACGGACAAAAGTAACCTTTGACTCTCCGGCCGGGGTGAAAGCACTCAATTACTGGGTCACGCTCATGAAGGATCATGTCGCCACATTTGGTCCTTTAAATCAAGCATATCAACTAGGTGACTTCGAATCCGGAAAAGTGGCGATGATGATCAATGGCCCATGGAATTACAGCGCTCTCCAGCAACAACATCAAGTTGATTATGGAGCATTCCCTCTACCCAAAGACAAAATTGCTGCCACCAATATCGGGGGGGAAAGTTTGTTCATTTTCAATACGACCCCTGCACAAAACAAGGCTGCTTTTCTCTTTGCCAAATTTGTCACGTCACCGCAATTTCAAATCGGATATGATACCGGCAGTGGATATTTACCCGTGTCAATTCCCGCTGAACAATCCACTCAGTATCAACAGTATTTGAAAAAGAATCCGTTTATTCAAGTCTTTGCCAAGGAAATGAGTGTGGGAAAGGCTCGCCCACCGATTCCCGCTTATTCTCAGATATCTGCTGATATCGGCAATGCCATTGAAAACGCGCTCTACGGAAAAATGTCAGCTTCCCAGGCCCTTCACCAAGCAGCAATTGCAGCGCAACAGGCACTAAATAATAACGGTTAA
- a CDS encoding LacI family DNA-binding transcriptional regulator, with translation MATIRDVAKRAGVSTATVSHVINGTRPVAEKTRNHVLQVMKELNFVPSALGRGLRKNTLRTIGFIAADMANPFFAQVFRGVETVAREAHYTVIVSHSDEDANHEEEAIQNLVAKGVDGILLAPVRTENDDTTFYAQIPVPVVTFDRQLTHLALPAVTTDSQQAVVEAVEFFKKQGHKRFGFITGRQGLSTTKNRLEGFLKATQHAERCIFQGDSRYDGGVKAAHWLVQHPHMPTVVVISNNLMAMGLVYTMQHNYPNQLASLTLVALDDEPWTSFIQPPLSVISQPTYDIGRTAAELLLKQITGIDVPSCTTLSCTFIPRLPSQRNIEGTSQGYIQD, from the coding sequence ATGGCAACCATTCGTGACGTAGCCAAACGTGCTGGTGTATCTACTGCAACGGTATCCCATGTCATCAATGGAACCCGTCCGGTTGCGGAAAAGACGCGTAATCATGTTTTACAGGTCATGAAAGAATTGAACTTTGTCCCATCCGCCTTAGGTCGTGGACTCCGAAAAAATACCTTACGAACTATTGGATTTATTGCAGCTGACATGGCTAACCCATTCTTTGCGCAAGTATTTCGTGGCGTTGAAACTGTTGCTCGCGAAGCGCATTACACCGTCATTGTTAGTCACTCCGATGAAGATGCCAACCATGAAGAAGAAGCGATTCAAAACTTGGTAGCCAAAGGAGTTGACGGCATATTACTGGCCCCGGTTCGGACCGAAAACGATGATACGACCTTCTATGCGCAAATACCGGTACCAGTCGTCACTTTTGACCGACAATTGACGCATCTAGCATTACCTGCCGTCACCACCGATAGCCAACAGGCGGTGGTTGAAGCCGTCGAGTTCTTTAAAAAGCAGGGGCATAAACGTTTTGGTTTTATTACTGGACGACAAGGATTGTCCACAACGAAAAATCGATTAGAAGGCTTTCTCAAAGCGACCCAACACGCTGAACGATGTATCTTTCAAGGAGATTCCCGTTACGACGGAGGGGTTAAAGCAGCTCACTGGTTAGTGCAGCATCCACACATGCCCACGGTTGTGGTTATTAGCAATAATTTAATGGCGATGGGCCTTGTCTATACCATGCAGCATAATTATCCTAACCAGTTAGCAAGTCTCACTCTCGTAGCCTTAGATGATGAACCATGGACATCGTTCATTCAGCCACCACTGTCTGTGATATCACAACCAACATATGACATTGGACGCACGGCAGCTGAATTGTTACTCAAACAGATTACTGGTATTGATGTGCCTTCATGTACCACGCTGTCGTGCACATTTATTCCCCGTCTGCCATCGCAGCGAAACATTGAGGGCACATCCCAAGGATACATCCAAGACTAG